One window of the Zea mays cultivar B73 chromosome 3, Zm-B73-REFERENCE-NAM-5.0, whole genome shotgun sequence genome contains the following:
- the LOC103651695 gene encoding pentatricopeptide repeat-containing protein At5g65560 codes for MRRLPPLPRPAAAVASTSTPDIVAELGRVLSTRRWNKGSAYKRLSPSVTAAHVADLFRAPVSPLDPATALAFFECVARRPGFRHTAASHAALLQLLARRRAPANYDKLVLSMISCSGTAEDVREAVDAIQAIRRVGGKRLVLSPKCYNLALRSLLRFDMTEYMGKLYSHLVQEGLLPDTVTYNTMIMAYCKKGSLAIAHRYFCLLRESGMQMDTYTCNALLLGYCRTSDLRKACWLLMMMPLMGCRRNEYSYTILIQGLCEARCVREALVLVFMMVHDGCSLNLHTYTLLIKGLCKEGRIHDARGLLDEMPLRGVVPSVWTYNAMIDGYCKSGRMKDALGIKALMEQNGCNPDDWTYNSLIYGLCGGKLDEAEELLNGAIARGFTPTVITFTNLINGYCKAERIDDALRVKSNMISSNCKLDLQAYGVLINVLIKKCRLKEAKETLNEMFANGLAPNVVTYTSIIDGYCKVGMVGAALEVFKLMEHEGCHPNAWTYGSLIYGLIQDKKLHKAMALITKMQEDGITPGVITYTTLIQGQCKKHEFDNAFRLFEMMEQNGLTPDEQAYNVLTDALCKSGRAEEAYSFLVRKGVVLTKVTYTSLVDGFSKAGNTDFAAVLIEKMVNEGCKADLYTYSVLLQALCKQKKLNEALSILDQMTVSGVKCNIVAYTIIISEMIKEGKHDHAKSLFNEMISSGHKPSATTYTVFISSYCKIGRIEEAEHLIGEMERDGVTPDVVTYNIFINGCGHMGYIDRAFSTLKRMVDASCEPNCWTYWLLLKHFLKMSLINAHYVDTSGMWNWIELNMVWQLLERMMKHGLNPTVVTYSSIIAGFCKATRLEEACVLLDHMLGKDISPNEEIYTMLIKCCCDIKLFGKAVSFVTDMIEFGFQPQLESYHYLIVGLCDEGDYDRAKSLFCDLLGMDYNHNEVAWKILNDGLLKAGHVDFCSQLLAAMDNRHCRIDSESYSMLTDSIREASGSVVSELRGEAA; via the coding sequence ATGCGCCGCctcccgcccctcccccggcccgcggCCGCCGTCGCCTCGACATCCACCCCGGACATCGTCGCGGAGCTCGGCCGCGTCCTCTCCACGCGCCGCTGGAACAAGGGCAGCGCCTACAAGCGGCTGTCCCCCTCCGTGACGGCCGCGCACGTGGCCGACCTCTTCCGCGCCCCGGTGTCCCCTCTCGACCCGGCCACCGCTCTGGCCTTCTTCGAGTGTGTCGCGCGCCGCCCCGGGTTCCGCCACACCGCCGCCTCCCACGCCGCGCTGCTCCAGCTCctcgcccgccgccgcgcgcccgccaaCTACGACAAGCTCGTCCTCTCCATGATTAGCTGCTCCGGCACCGCAGAGGACGTGCGCGAGGCCGTCGACGCAATTCAGGCAATCCGTCGAGTGGGTGGTAAGCGACTCGTGCTGTCCCCAAAGTGCTACAACTTGGCGCTCAGGTCGCTGCTGCGATTCGACATGACGGAGTATATGGGGAAGCTGTACTCGCACCTCGTGCAGGAGGGATTGTTGCCAGACACGGTGACTTACAACACTATGATCATGGCATACTGCAAGAAGGGCAGTCTCGCCATAGCACACCGGTATTTCTGCTTGTTGAGGGAGTCTGGGATGCAGATGGATACATACACATGTAATGCACTGTTGCTGGGGTACTGCCGAACAAGTGACTTGAGAAAGGCTTGCTGGCTACTCATGATGATGCCGCTGATGGGTTGCAGGAGGAACGAGTACTCCTACACCATTTTGATTCAGGGGCTCTGTGAAGCACGGTGTGTAAGGGAGGCACTTGTGCTTGTGTTCATGATGGTACACGATGGGTGCTCCCTGAATCTGCACACGTATACACTCTTGATAAAAGGTCTTTGTAAGGAGGGCAGGATTCATGATGCCAGGGGGTTGCTTGATGAAATGCCTTTGAGAGGGGTGGTACCAAGTGTTTGGACTTATAATGCAATGATTGATGGGTATTGTAAGTCAGGAAGGATGAAGGATGCATTGGGGATTAAAGCACTGATGGAACAAAATGGGTGTAATCCAGATGACTGGACATACAACAGTCTGATTTATGGCCTATGTGGTGGGAAGCTAGACGAAGCCGAAGAATTGCTGAATGGCGCTATTGCAAGGGGCTTCACACCTACAGTTATCACATTCACTAACCTGATTAATGGGTATTGCAAGGCTGAAAGGATTGATGATGCACTCAGGGTAAAGAGTAATATGATATCAAGCAATTGCAAGCTTGATTTACAGGCATATGGAGTGTTGATTAATGTCCTCATCAAGAAGTGTAGATTAAAAGAGGCTAAAGAGACGCTGAATGAGATGTTTGCAAATGGTTTAGCTCCTAATGTTGTCACTTACACTTCTATAATTGATGGGTATTGCAAGGTTGGGATGGTTGGTGCTGCACTAGAGGTCTTCAAATTGATGGAACATGAAGGCTGCCATCCAAATGCCTGGACTTATGGTTCTTTGATATATGGGTTAATTCAGGATAAAAAGCTTCATAAGGCAATGGCTTTAATAACTAAAATGCAAGAGGATGGGATAACTCCTGGTGTTATCACTTATACTACTCTGATTCAAGGCCAGTGCAAAAAACATGAATTTGATAATGCTTTCAGGTTATTTGAAATGATGGAACAGAATGGCTTGACACCTGATGAGCAAGCGTACAATGTCCTAACTGATGCACTATGCAAGTCTGGAAGAGCTGAAGAAGCTTATTCATTTCTTGTCAGGAAGGGAGTCGTCCTCACAAAGGTAACATATACatctttagttgatggttttagcAAGGCAGGCAATACTGACTTTGCTGCCGTCCTTATAGAGAAGATGGTCAATGAGGGTTGTAAGGCAGATTTGTACACATATAGTGTATTGTTGCAGGCATTATGTAAACAAAAAAAACTGAATGAAGCTTTGTCTATACTGGATCAGATGACTGTAAGTGGAGTCAAGTGTAACATTGTTGCTTATACAATAATTATCAGTGAAATGATCAAAGAAGGGAAGCATGACCATGCTAAAAGCTTGTTCAATGAAATGATTTCATCAGGACATAAGCCTAGTGCAACCACATATACTGTATTCATTAGCTCGTACTGCAAGATAGGTCGAATAGAGGAGGCTGAGCATCTAATTGGGGAAATGGAAAGAGACGGTGTCACACCTGATGTGGTAACCTATAATATATTCATTAATGGTTGTGGTCATATGGGATATATTGATCGTGCATTTTCTACTCTGAAGCGCATGGTGGATGCATCATGTGAGCCAAATTGCTGGACTTATTGGCTTTTGCTCAAACATTTTCTAAAAATGAGTTtgatcaatgctcactatgtagaCACATCTGGCATGTGGAACTGGATTGAACTGAACATGGTTTGGCAGCTTCTTGAAAGGATGATGAAGCATGGTTTAAATCCTACAGTAGTGACATACAGTTCTATCATTGCAGGATTCTGCAAAGCAACACGACTAGAAGAAGCATGTGTGCTTCTTGATCATATGCTTGGAAAAGATATATCTCCCAATGAAGAGATATACACAATGCTTATCAAGTGTTGTTGTGATATCAAGCTCTTTGGAAAGGCTGTGTCATTTGTTACCGACATGATAGAATTTGGGTTTCAGCCTCAGCTTGAGTCCTACCACTACCTTATTGTAGGCCTCTGTGATGAGGGGGACTATGACAGGGCTAAATCACTGTTCTGTGACTTACTTGGGATGGACTATAATCATAATGAAGTtgcatggaaaattttgaatgATGGTTTGCTCAAAGCTGGCCATGTGGATTTTTGTTCACAGTTGCTGGCTGCTATGGATAATAGACACTGTCGGATTGACTCTGAGTCATATTCAATGTTGACTGATAGCATTCGTGAGGCTTCTGGCAGTGTGGTCAGCGAACTCAGAGGAGAAGCT